In Candidatus Cloacimonadota bacterium, the following proteins share a genomic window:
- a CDS encoding T9SS type A sorting domain-containing protein, translating into MKKLLFVALLVSVAALWAQGTTLPDCYYTYAQISQMLSDFQTQHPDIAKRVQIGVTQQDQLPLYAMRISDNVDQDEEEPALLFVGQVHAEEVLGVQTTMNNISEILANRDQLPYMQWINFLDMWFVPTFNPEGHNVVTANLDTSYRKNKRDNDLNGIFDYSPLVGYDADGVDFNRNFDFNWCHGDSLLQPGGLEVWDYYRGPYPMSESENQALKALADQYKFVYSICWHSSRTGNLSEKCYYPFNWKEVRPSPDVAFSASISASVAAQIINEAGTASYESLPNLSRKGAFHDWMYKQYGTFQMLIECGTANLQPTEALMQNTVQRCRNAVYWMLNRALPNSQAVPSSSMLTGIIRDAASSEPLEAEIIVEGLHAPWFVPRTSDPTTGRFFKPLATGTYNLRFRKAGYWDTVIQNQMVYNNNWTQIQVQMQPRQPASLSGRVRSGGSDIAAQIVIGEVYPDTLAVNGHFVYNGFEGEYPVRVYAEGYYPWLGTLQLAPGMNNLLLDLSPATVLFSENWETGTDGWTFEGPWMLQNELSAAGYAITDSWGGNGFYAMNCDVWIAPTQPLTLPAGTTSMLTFDSHLYTEWNFDPVTVETSSDSLNWTVWWTKSGRHDHFSKELVPLDDLAGQTVWLRFRLTDQSTHVELTDPGWTLDNIRLICGSSTAAQDPGLPGLPQAALYQNFPNPFNPKTTIRYSLATPAEVRLGIYNLKGQLVKELVKENLSSGDHQSVWDGSDRAGNQVGSGIYLYRLQSGDYSKTLKMILVK; encoded by the coding sequence ATGAAAAAATTGCTGTTTGTCGCGCTCCTTGTATCAGTGGCCGCGCTCTGGGCCCAAGGTACAACTTTGCCGGATTGCTATTACACCTACGCGCAGATCTCCCAGATGCTGAGCGATTTTCAGACCCAGCATCCGGACATCGCCAAACGCGTGCAGATCGGAGTGACGCAGCAGGATCAGCTGCCGCTATACGCCATGCGCATTTCCGACAATGTGGACCAGGACGAGGAGGAGCCCGCGCTGCTCTTTGTGGGACAGGTTCACGCGGAGGAGGTGCTGGGCGTGCAGACCACGATGAACAACATTTCCGAGATCCTGGCCAATCGCGACCAGCTGCCTTATATGCAGTGGATAAATTTTCTGGACATGTGGTTTGTGCCCACCTTCAATCCCGAGGGGCACAACGTGGTGACCGCCAATCTCGACACTTCATACCGTAAAAACAAGCGGGACAACGACTTGAATGGCATCTTCGACTACAGTCCCCTGGTGGGTTACGATGCCGACGGCGTGGATTTCAACCGCAACTTTGATTTCAACTGGTGCCACGGCGACTCCTTGCTGCAGCCGGGCGGACTGGAGGTCTGGGATTATTACCGCGGCCCCTATCCGATGAGCGAAAGCGAAAACCAGGCCCTCAAAGCGCTGGCCGACCAGTACAAATTCGTCTATTCGATCTGCTGGCATTCCTCGCGCACAGGCAACCTGAGCGAGAAATGCTATTATCCCTTCAACTGGAAAGAGGTGCGGCCCTCGCCAGACGTGGCCTTTTCCGCCTCCATCAGCGCTTCCGTGGCCGCCCAGATCATCAACGAAGCCGGAACCGCCAGCTATGAATCCCTGCCCAATCTCAGCCGCAAAGGCGCGTTTCACGACTGGATGTACAAGCAGTATGGCACCTTCCAGATGCTTATCGAATGCGGCACCGCGAATCTTCAACCCACCGAGGCCCTGATGCAGAACACGGTCCAGCGCTGCCGCAACGCCGTTTACTGGATGTTGAACCGCGCGCTGCCCAATTCCCAGGCCGTGCCTTCAAGCTCGATGCTCACCGGGATCATCCGCGACGCTGCCAGCAGCGAACCCTTGGAGGCTGAGATCATCGTGGAGGGCTTGCACGCGCCCTGGTTCGTGCCCCGCACCTCAGATCCCACCACCGGCAGATTTTTCAAGCCTTTGGCCACCGGCACCTACAACCTCCGCTTCCGCAAAGCCGGTTATTGGGACACCGTGATCCAAAACCAGATGGTCTACAACAACAACTGGACCCAGATCCAGGTGCAGATGCAGCCGCGCCAGCCTGCCAGCCTGAGCGGCAGGGTGCGCAGCGGAGGAAGTGACATCGCCGCCCAGATCGTGATCGGTGAGGTTTACCCGGACACCCTGGCGGTGAACGGACACTTTGTTTACAATGGTTTTGAGGGCGAATATCCCGTGCGGGTTTACGCCGAAGGCTACTATCCCTGGCTGGGCACCCTGCAGCTGGCCCCCGGCATGAACAACCTTCTGCTGGATCTCAGCCCAGCCACTGTGTTATTCTCGGAAAATTGGGAAACCGGCACTGACGGCTGGACCTTCGAAGGTCCGTGGATGCTTCAAAACGAGCTTTCGGCTGCTGGTTACGCCATCACCGACAGCTGGGGTGGAAACGGATTCTACGCCATGAACTGCGACGTCTGGATAGCGCCCACGCAGCCGCTTACACTGCCCGCGGGAACGACGTCCATGCTTACTTTCGATTCCCACCTCTACACCGAGTGGAACTTCGATCCGGTGACGGTGGAAACCTCCAGCGACAGCCTCAACTGGACGGTTTGGTGGACCAAATCCGGTCGCCACGACCACTTCAGCAAAGAATTGGTGCCATTGGACGACCTCGCCGGGCAGACGGTCTGGCTGCGCTTCCGCCTCACGGATCAGTCCACCCATGTGGAACTTACAGACCCGGGCTGGACCCTCGACAATATCAGGCTGATCTGCGGAAGCTCCACCGCGGCCCAGGACCCAGGCCTGCCGGGATTGCCGCAAGCCGCCCTGTATCAGAACTTTCCCAATCCCTTCAACCCCAAAACCACCATTCGCTACAGCCTCGCGACCCCGGCAGAGGTGCGCCTGGGCATCTACAACCTCAAGGGTCAACTGGTGAAAGAACTGGTGAAGGAAAATCTGTCCTCGGGCGATCATCAAAGCGTCTGGGATGGCAGTGACCGTGCTGGAAATCAGGTGGGAAGCGGAATTTACCTCTACAGACTGCAGAGCGGGGATTACAGCAAAACCCTGAAAATGATCCTGGTCAAATAA
- a CDS encoding SUMF1/EgtB/PvdO family nonheme iron enzyme, with amino-acid sequence MRYCGNCGQKIPEKSKFCVHCGARREDLEASNNEQNHVPQPEAPEVIRSFGGDRVTDAVFKLMDPGDAFCGYTIVRMLNKDPEGIKYIAEKDGKKYVLKLFFKYKYSDLESIMGLQKRLKRMGNLSSVHTARVAEINQTHDPVFMATEFVSGDSLARIKANNAGRLSEDFVREVAKQLVQTAIAVRQQGLSLHELTPSGIMVPEDSDNITVLSSGIKYEEVDEREEVFNLGVIIAQLLSGNVLYNAIYNSEHLKQHKFANIPGVTLSMNRILSDCLHRNILQRYTSLETLLKGLNGLPPVDQDEVFAPQGAPQSLEELQDQPMPPPKRHLEWTFWLLIGLIAAGLALFFIFGLPAILKPGGLVENIGNIITGTPDTLETNTQNVPQPRQPGNAPAGQQTQNAVREDPRKLSLPGEQTYQNPGTKPAKTAAPPDGSRFVRVPGGIFGFGRLKDNPNSNTSQDGFWIGKYEVTQSEWDEFMTPPYLHGTPAGNLPVENVSWIDIIRYCNARSENEGLQPAYRITGGAASVSCDFSANGYRLPTEAEWEMAAKAGTLLDYSGSDDPNDVAWHYDNSKLRYRAGGGKRANAYGIYDMSGNVAEWCWDWYDAKYPSKMAEFNNPRGPSGGSLKVIRGGSVKNGIGTKLGILNRESGNPNLGYSYVGFRLVRSR; translated from the coding sequence ATGCGCTATTGCGGCAACTGCGGGCAAAAGATCCCGGAAAAGAGCAAGTTCTGCGTCCACTGCGGCGCGCGGCGCGAAGATCTGGAAGCAAGCAACAACGAACAGAATCACGTTCCCCAACCCGAAGCTCCTGAAGTGATCAGGAGTTTCGGCGGTGACCGGGTTACCGACGCGGTTTTCAAGCTGATGGACCCGGGTGACGCTTTTTGCGGCTACACCATCGTCCGCATGCTGAACAAGGATCCTGAGGGGATCAAATACATCGCGGAAAAAGACGGCAAAAAGTACGTGCTCAAGCTCTTTTTCAAATACAAGTATTCCGATCTGGAATCGATCATGGGTCTGCAGAAAAGGCTTAAACGCATGGGCAACCTGAGTTCCGTGCACACGGCCCGGGTCGCCGAAATCAACCAAACCCACGATCCCGTTTTCATGGCCACGGAATTCGTGAGCGGCGATTCACTGGCCCGGATCAAGGCCAACAACGCCGGACGGCTGAGTGAAGATTTCGTGCGCGAAGTGGCCAAACAACTGGTGCAGACGGCGATAGCCGTTCGCCAACAGGGGCTTTCGCTGCATGAACTCACCCCCAGCGGGATCATGGTGCCCGAGGATTCCGACAATATCACCGTGCTCTCCTCAGGCATCAAATATGAAGAGGTGGACGAGCGGGAAGAGGTTTTCAACCTGGGCGTCATCATCGCTCAGTTGCTGTCCGGAAATGTGCTGTACAACGCAATTTACAACTCCGAGCATCTAAAGCAGCACAAGTTTGCCAACATCCCGGGCGTGACCCTGAGCATGAACAGGATCCTTTCGGACTGCTTGCACCGCAACATTTTACAGCGCTACACTTCCCTGGAGACCTTGCTGAAAGGTTTGAACGGTCTGCCGCCGGTGGACCAAGACGAGGTTTTCGCGCCGCAGGGGGCCCCGCAATCGCTGGAAGAGCTGCAAGATCAGCCGATGCCGCCACCCAAGCGCCATCTGGAATGGACGTTCTGGCTGCTGATCGGTCTGATTGCGGCGGGCCTTGCCCTGTTCTTCATTTTCGGCCTGCCGGCAATTCTCAAACCGGGCGGCCTGGTTGAGAACATCGGCAATATCATCACCGGAACGCCGGACACCCTGGAAACCAACACCCAGAACGTTCCGCAACCCCGCCAGCCGGGAAACGCCCCCGCCGGCCAGCAAACTCAGAACGCGGTCAGGGAAGATCCCCGCAAGCTGAGTTTGCCGGGAGAGCAAACCTATCAAAACCCGGGCACCAAGCCCGCCAAGACCGCCGCGCCGCCGGACGGAAGCAGGTTCGTGCGTGTTCCGGGCGGGATTTTTGGCTTCGGACGGCTGAAGGACAATCCCAACTCCAACACCTCCCAGGACGGTTTCTGGATCGGCAAATACGAGGTGACCCAAAGCGAGTGGGACGAATTTATGACCCCGCCCTATCTGCATGGAACCCCGGCCGGCAATCTGCCGGTGGAGAACGTAAGCTGGATCGATATCATCCGCTATTGCAACGCCCGCAGTGAAAATGAGGGGCTGCAACCAGCCTACCGGATCACCGGAGGCGCCGCGTCCGTAAGCTGCGATTTCTCTGCCAACGGCTATCGCCTGCCCACTGAAGCCGAGTGGGAAATGGCCGCCAAAGCCGGAACCCTGCTGGATTACAGCGGATCCGACGACCCCAACGATGTGGCCTGGCACTATGACAACAGCAAGCTTCGCTACCGCGCCGGCGGCGGCAAGAGAGCCAACGCCTACGGGATCTACGACATGAGCGGAAACGTGGCGGAATGGTGCTGGGACTGGTATGATGCCAAATATCCCAGTAAAATGGCGGAGTTCAACAATCCCCGCGGCCCGTCCGGCGGCAGCTTGAAAGTGATCCGCGGCGGCAGCGTCAAGAACGGGATCGGCACCAAGCTGGGCATTCTCAACCGCGAGAGCGGCAATCCAAACCTGGGATATTCCTACGTCGGCTTCAGGCTGGTTCGCAGCCGCTGA